A window of Pedobacter lusitanus contains these coding sequences:
- the aceB gene encoding malate synthase A, giving the protein MNHTETWYTTPEGMTINAPFRATYKEVLSAEALEFIKALHLQFNIQRKALLGERDVVQQKIDGGWKPHFLSETASIREGDWQIAPVSDDIQDRRVEITGPVERKMIINAMNSGANVFMADFEDSNSPNWDNVVGGQLNLRDAINRTISFTNPDNGKIYRLNETTATLFVRPRGWHLEEKHIEIDGEPISGSLLDFGLYFFHNAKTLIQDGKGPYFYLPKLESYQEARLWNDVFVFAQDYCGIAQQSIKATVLVETILAPFQLNEILYELRDHSAGMNCGRWDYIFSFIKKFRNVPGYVFPDRAQVNMTVPFMRAYTQLVIKTCHKRGAHAIGGMAAQIPIKNNEAANEAAIKKVKADKLREVTDGHDGTWVAHPGLVAIAKEIFDQGMKTPNQLHVSREDFACTKNDLLELPEGTITEEGLRQNINVGILYLENWLRGNGAAAIYNLMEDAATAEICRTQVWQWIHNKARLDDGREITHRLYEDLRDDEIWEIRNMVGAKAYQEGAYVQAICIFNRMVVQNKWVDFLTLPAYDLILSNDEKKICKEEEPELQQAPPESVSAER; this is encoded by the coding sequence ACATGGTACACTACCCCAGAGGGAATGACCATAAATGCCCCGTTCCGGGCAACTTACAAAGAAGTGCTTTCAGCAGAAGCACTTGAATTTATTAAGGCATTGCATCTGCAATTTAATATACAGCGCAAAGCGCTGTTAGGGGAGAGAGATGTCGTGCAGCAGAAAATTGATGGCGGGTGGAAGCCTCATTTTCTTTCTGAAACCGCATCAATCAGGGAAGGTGACTGGCAGATTGCTCCGGTTTCTGATGATATTCAAGATCGCCGGGTTGAAATCACAGGACCTGTTGAACGTAAAATGATTATCAATGCGATGAATTCAGGTGCCAATGTATTTATGGCAGATTTTGAAGACAGTAATTCTCCTAACTGGGATAATGTAGTTGGTGGTCAGCTTAATCTGCGTGATGCAATTAACAGGACAATCAGTTTTACCAATCCGGATAATGGTAAAATATACCGCTTAAATGAAACCACTGCAACCTTATTTGTACGCCCGAGAGGCTGGCATCTGGAAGAAAAACATATAGAAATTGATGGTGAACCTATCAGCGGAAGCCTGCTTGATTTTGGACTTTACTTTTTTCATAATGCAAAAACATTAATTCAAGATGGGAAGGGACCTTATTTCTATCTGCCAAAACTGGAAAGCTATCAGGAAGCCAGATTATGGAATGATGTGTTTGTTTTTGCACAGGATTATTGTGGTATCGCTCAGCAAAGTATTAAAGCAACCGTGCTGGTAGAAACTATTCTTGCTCCTTTTCAGCTGAATGAAATTTTATATGAACTGAGAGATCACTCTGCAGGAATGAACTGCGGACGCTGGGATTATATCTTTTCTTTTATCAAAAAATTCAGGAATGTTCCGGGTTATGTTTTTCCGGATCGTGCACAGGTAAATATGACGGTGCCTTTTATGCGCGCTTATACCCAGTTAGTAATCAAAACCTGTCACAAACGCGGTGCACATGCGATTGGTGGAATGGCAGCACAGATACCTATTAAAAATAATGAAGCTGCTAATGAAGCCGCTATCAAAAAAGTAAAAGCTGATAAACTGCGTGAAGTAACAGACGGGCATGATGGTACCTGGGTTGCTCATCCCGGGCTGGTTGCTATAGCGAAAGAAATATTTGACCAGGGGATGAAAACACCTAACCAGCTCCATGTAAGCCGTGAGGACTTTGCTTGTACTAAAAATGATTTACTGGAATTACCTGAAGGTACGATTACAGAAGAAGGATTAAGACAGAATATCAATGTAGGTATTTTATATCTGGAAAACTGGCTACGGGGAAATGGAGCAGCGGCTATCTATAATTTAATGGAAGATGCAGCTACAGCAGAAATTTGCCGTACACAGGTTTGGCAGTGGATACATAACAAAGCCAGATTAGATGATGGCAGGGAAATCACCCATCGTTTGTATGAAGACTTACGCGATGATGAAATCTGGGAGATCAGAAATATGGTAGGGGCTAAAGCTTATCAGGAAGGTGCTTACGTTCAGGCCATCTGCATTTTTAACAGAATGGTCGTACAGAATAAGTGGGTTGATTTTCTTACGCTGCCGGCTTATGACCTTATCCTCTCGAATGATGAAAAAAAAATATGTAAAGAAGAGGAGCCGGAGTTGCAGCAGGCACCGCCGGAATCTGTATCCGCAGAACGATAA